The proteins below are encoded in one region of Lactuca sativa cultivar Salinas chromosome 3, Lsat_Salinas_v11, whole genome shotgun sequence:
- the LOC128132858 gene encoding uncharacterized protein LOC128132858 — protein MYQDDPLDTDIGISDRMREWIANPYTVPSLTVDTDEGGADGIHADPAGQEGEPHDGGQFSPQLSHHIVSNTEKLKEVLLHSPPFSPQSDDAKKGRDTDDDADADDNADDEPNERNTEPLDNTIVQPESPKPMHESDSAGPNSPAATEKLVEDSEHDDEPDDECQILDMNFINPLIPVQEESSDDLDNESQRSDMKLVDSVADPIFPVQGEDSDFASEKSHRLSQKRKVADTDLAHSQTNTSLPAKKPKSIVTNQAQLLKNIAQDDETLIQHKHQAKGSFEAQM, from the exons ATGTATCAAGATGATCCCCTGGATACTGACATTGGAATTTCTGATAgaatgagagaatggattgcaaatCCATACACTGTTCCCTCTCTCACTGTTGATACTGATGAAGGAGGCGCTGATGGTATCCATGCAGATCCTGCTGGTCAAGAAGGTGAACCACATGACGGTGGTCAATTCtctcctcaactttctcatcataTCGTCTCTAATACTGAGAAA CTAAAGGAAGTTCTCCTGCATTCTCCTCCCTTCAGTCCCCAATCTGATGATGCTAAAAAAGGGagagatactgatgatgatgctgatgctgatgatAATGCTGATGATGAACCAAATGAGAGAAACACCGAACCTCTTGACAACACCATTGTTCAGCCTGAATCACCAAAGCCAATGCATGAGTCTGACTCTGCGGGGCCTAATAGTCCAGCAGCGACTGAAAAGCTGGTtgaagatagtgagcatgatgatgaaccagatgatgaatgtcaaatactGGATATGAACTTCATTAATCCTCTTATTCCAGTTCAAGAAGAAAGTTCAGATGATCttgataatgaatctcaaaggtcaGACATGAAATTAGTCGATTCTGTTGCTGATCCCATTTTTCCGGTCCAAGGAGAAGATTCAGACTTTGCCAGTGAAAAATCTCATCGGCTATCTCAAAAGCGTAAGgtagcagatactgacttggcTCATTCTCAAACTAATACTTCTTTGCCTGccaagaaacccaagtccatAGTCA ctaaTCAAGCACAGCTTCTAAAGAATATTGCTCAAGATGATGAAACTCTTATTCAGCACAAACATCAGGCCAAAggatcttttgaagctcagatgTAG
- the LOC111879739 gene encoding uncharacterized protein LOC111879739, with product MNKDLMEKFCKRAHQENCKVVKSLMACKMKDGESVSNHVSRMQRYVDRLIKLNVNVDEELAIDIVLNSLPSCYDQFILTYNLNNNDTTFSQLHNLLRIVEAGMKGKSVASSPVVATVLAIVQGKGIKRKGPPKQNWHGKSQVG from the coding sequence atgaacaaggaccttatggaaaagtttTGTAAGCGAGCTCATCAAGAAAATTGCAAGGTGGTAAAGTCCCTCATGGCGTgcaagatgaaggatggtgaatctgTAAGTAACCACGTTTCaagaatgcaaagatatgtggatagACTCATCAAACTAAATGTGAAtgttgatgaagagttggcaatCGACATTGTGTTGAACTCCTTaccaagttgttatgatcagttcattttGACTTATAATTTGAATAACAATGATACTACTTTCTCACAATTGCACAACCTCCTGAGAATAGTTGAGGCAGGAATGAAGGGAAAAAGTGTTGCCTCCTCACCTGTTGTTGCTACTGTTTTGGCCATTGTTCAAGGGAAGGGGATAAAGAGGAAAGGCCCTCCCAAACAGAACTGGCATGGAAAGTCCCAAGTTGGGTAA